In a genomic window of Ursus arctos isolate Adak ecotype North America unplaced genomic scaffold, UrsArc2.0 scaffold_61, whole genome shotgun sequence:
- the LOC125281180 gene encoding rhox homeobox family member 1-like — MEPPPESSQEGTACRILEVDELGGEPLDTKPAVVSVTGGDVEKELWPEPEQEAATGEESHGGAGAAGPVDDENHTGGGCGQEPPQQQQQDEAQAAAEGPQPQERQQRLHRSAFPRLELKELESVFQRTQYPYVFGRKKLSIPIDVMEVRKPEKSDSAGQPF; from the exons ATGGAGCCTCCGCCCGAGAGCAGCCAAGAGGGCACCGCTTGCCGCATCCTGGAAGTCGATGAACTTGGAGGAGAACCGTTGG atacgAAGCCTGCGGTGGTCTCCGTAACGGGAGGAGACGTCGAGAAGGAGCTCTGGCCCGAACCTGAGCAGGAAGCCGCGACAGGAGAAGAAAGCCACGGTGGCGCGGGAGCAGCGGGCCCCGTGGACGACGAGAACCACACGGGCGGCGGCTGCGGGCAAGAGcccccgcagcagcagcagcaggacgaGGCCCAGGCGGCCGCCGAGGGGCCGCAGCCCCAGGAGCGGCAGCAACGCCTCCACCGCAGCGCGTTCCCCCGGCTAGAACTGAAGGAGCTGGAGAGCGTTTTCCAACGCACTCAATACCCCTACGTGTTCGGGCG AAAGAAGCTTTCCATACCCATAGATGTGATGGAAGTCCGTAAACCTGAAAAAAGCGATTCGGCTGGGCAGCCATTCTAA